A region from the Citrobacter telavivensis genome encodes:
- a CDS encoding tyrosine-type recombinase/integrase, with product MKLNARQVDAAKPREKAYKLADGAGLYLEVVPSGSRYWRMKYRFNGKEKRMAFGVYPAVSLAQARALRDEAKKKLAEGIDPSFAKKEEKLVRDVQLNNTFQAVALEWHGTKVSRWSEGYASDIIEAFNKDIFPYIGQLPVNDIKPLVLLNVLRRMESRGATEKAKKVRQRCSEVFRYAIVTGRAEYNPAADLTSAMSGHESKHYPFLTVEELPDFFKALSSYTGSPLVVLAARLLILTGVRTGELRGAFWSEFDLEKAVWEIPAERMKMKRPHLVPLSTQALEIIQRLKVMSGQYHLVFPGRNDPRKTMSEASINQVFKRIGYTGKVTGHGFRHTMSTILHEEGFNTAWIETQLAHVDKNAIRGTYNHALYLEGRREMMQWYADYIEASLTKVI from the coding sequence ATGAAGCTTAATGCACGACAGGTAGATGCTGCTAAACCCAGAGAGAAAGCCTATAAGCTAGCAGATGGTGCAGGCTTGTATCTCGAAGTAGTTCCTTCTGGTTCTCGATACTGGCGGATGAAATATCGCTTCAATGGAAAAGAGAAGCGTATGGCTTTTGGTGTCTATCCGGCAGTGTCCCTTGCACAAGCGAGGGCACTACGTGATGAAGCCAAGAAAAAGCTGGCCGAAGGTATCGATCCATCGTTTGCCAAGAAAGAAGAAAAGTTGGTTCGCGATGTGCAGCTCAATAATACGTTTCAGGCTGTGGCACTTGAATGGCACGGAACGAAGGTGAGCCGGTGGTCAGAAGGCTATGCCTCCGACATTATCGAAGCCTTCAATAAAGATATTTTCCCTTATATTGGCCAACTGCCGGTGAATGACATCAAGCCTTTGGTCCTGCTGAATGTGCTACGTCGAATGGAAAGCCGTGGCGCAACAGAGAAGGCCAAGAAGGTTCGCCAGCGCTGCAGCGAAGTTTTTCGTTATGCCATCGTTACCGGCCGCGCGGAATACAATCCTGCGGCGGATCTAACCAGCGCGATGTCAGGACATGAATCGAAGCATTATCCCTTCCTTACCGTTGAGGAGCTACCAGACTTCTTTAAAGCTCTCTCTAGCTATACAGGCAGCCCGTTAGTTGTTCTTGCCGCACGTTTGCTAATCCTTACGGGAGTTCGTACCGGCGAGCTTCGGGGGGCTTTCTGGAGTGAGTTTGATCTTGAGAAAGCGGTGTGGGAAATACCTGCAGAGCGAATGAAGATGAAACGGCCTCACCTTGTCCCCCTCTCTACCCAAGCGCTGGAAATCATACAGCGGCTCAAAGTGATGTCTGGACAATATCATCTGGTATTCCCAGGGCGTAATGATCCCCGTAAGACGATGAGTGAAGCGAGCATTAATCAGGTATTCAAACGGATTGGATATACAGGAAAGGTTACGGGACATGGTTTTAGGCACACGATGAGTACGATTTTGCATGAGGAAGGGTTCAATACAGCATGGATTGAAACCCAGCTGGCTCACGTTGATAAGAATGCGATTCGCGGGACGTATAACCATGCGTTATATCTGGAAGGGCGGAGGGAGATGATGCAGTGGTATGCGGATTATATTGAAGCATCTTTAACTAAGGTTATATAA
- the arsB gene encoding arsenite efflux transporter membrane subunit ArsB, with the protein MLLAGAIFVLTIVLVIWQPKGLGIGWSAMLGAGLALISGVVHVGDIPVVWNIVWNATATFIAVIIISLLLDESGFFEWAALHVSRWGNGRGRLLFTYIVLLGAAVAALFANDGAALILTPIVIAMLLALGFSKGTTLAFVMAAGFIADTASLPLIVSNLVNIVSADFFGLGFTEYASVMVPVDIAAIVATLVMLHLFFRKDIPSTYDLALLKAPAKAIKDLATFRTGWIVLILLLVGFFVLEPLGIPVSAIAAVGAVILFAVAKRGHAINTGKVLRGAPWQIVIFSLGMYLVVYGLRNAGLTEYLSGVLNVLADKGLWAATLGTGFLTAFLSSIMNNMPTVLVGALSIDGSTATGVIKEAMIYANVIGCDLGPKITPIGSLATLLWLHVLSQKNMTITWGYYFRTGIVMTLPVLFVTLAALALRLSFTL; encoded by the coding sequence ATGTTACTGGCAGGCGCTATTTTTGTCCTGACCATTGTTTTGGTTATCTGGCAACCAAAGGGATTAGGGATCGGCTGGAGTGCAATGCTGGGCGCGGGACTGGCTCTGATATCTGGCGTTGTGCATGTGGGCGATATTCCGGTGGTGTGGAATATCGTCTGGAACGCGACGGCGACCTTTATTGCCGTAATTATTATCAGCCTGCTGCTTGATGAGTCCGGCTTTTTCGAATGGGCAGCGCTGCACGTTTCCCGCTGGGGTAACGGTCGTGGACGTTTGCTCTTTACGTATATCGTTCTGCTCGGTGCGGCGGTGGCGGCACTGTTTGCCAACGACGGTGCGGCACTTATTCTGACGCCGATAGTCATCGCCATGCTGCTGGCATTAGGGTTCAGCAAAGGCACGACACTGGCATTCGTCATGGCTGCCGGGTTTATTGCCGATACAGCCAGCCTGCCGCTTATCGTGTCCAACCTGGTTAACATCGTTTCTGCAGACTTCTTTGGACTGGGCTTCACCGAGTATGCGTCGGTAATGGTGCCGGTTGATATTGCAGCCATTGTTGCCACGCTGGTTATGCTGCATCTGTTCTTCCGAAAAGATATTCCATCGACTTACGACCTGGCTCTCCTGAAAGCACCGGCAAAAGCGATTAAAGATCTGGCAACTTTCAGAACCGGCTGGATAGTGTTGATCCTTCTTCTGGTTGGTTTTTTCGTCCTTGAGCCGTTGGGTATCCCGGTAAGCGCGATTGCTGCTGTTGGAGCTGTGATCCTGTTTGCAGTAGCTAAACGAGGCCATGCCATTAACACCGGTAAAGTGCTGCGTGGGGCACCCTGGCAGATCGTTATTTTCTCGCTGGGGATGTATCTGGTGGTCTACGGTCTGCGCAACGCCGGGCTAACCGAATACCTTTCTGGTGTGCTGAATGTACTGGCGGATAAAGGACTCTGGGCCGCGACGCTAGGTACTGGCTTCCTGACGGCTTTCCTGTCTTCCATAATGAACAACATGCCTACCGTGCTGGTTGGCGCTCTCTCTATTGATGGCAGCACCGCAACAGGCGTTATCAAAGAAGCGATGATTTATGCCAACGTGATTGGCTGCGATCTGGGACCTAAAATTACACCTATTGGTAGCCTGGCAACGCTGCTCTGGTTGCATGTCCTTTCACAGAAGAATATGACCATCACCTGGGGATACTATTTCCGCACCGGGATCGTCATGACTCTGCCTGTGCTGTTTGTAACGCTGGCAGCGCTGGCGCTACGTCTCTCTTTCACTTTGTAA
- the arsA gene encoding arsenite efflux transporter ATPase subunit ArsA encodes MKFLQNIPPYLFFAGKGGVGKTSISCATAIRLAEQGKRVLLVSTDPASNVGQVFDQAIGNTIRPVTAVPGLSALEIDPQEAAQQYRARIVDPIKGLLPDDVVNSISEQLSGACTTEIAAFDEFTGLLTDASLLTRFDHIIFDTAPTGHTIRLLQLPGAWSSFIESNPDGASCLGPMAGLEKQREQYAHAVEALSDPERTRLVLVARLQKSTLQEVARTHEELAAIGLKNQYLVINGVLPKTEAEHDALAAAIWQREQEVLANLPAGLSDLPTDNLYLQPLNMVGVSALKGLLNEHAEITSLPEQSTQNKPENMSLSVLVDDIARSEHGLIMLMGKGGVGKTTMAAAIAVRLADMGFDVHLTTSDPAAHLSTTLNGSLKNLQVSRINPHDETERYRQHVLETKGRDLDEAGKRLLEEDLRSPCTEEIAVFQAFSRVIREAGKRFVVMDTAPTGHTLLLLDATGAYHREIARKMGDKGHFTTPMMQLQDPERTKVLLVTLPETTPVLEAANLQADLERAGIHPWGWIINNSLSTADTRSPLLCQRARQELPQIEAVKNQHSNRIALVPVLASEPAGIEKLRELMS; translated from the coding sequence ATGAAATTCTTACAGAATATCCCGCCTTACCTGTTTTTTGCCGGTAAGGGAGGTGTAGGTAAAACTTCTATTTCCTGCGCGACGGCAATCCGCCTTGCTGAACAGGGTAAGCGGGTTTTGCTGGTCAGTACCGATCCGGCCTCCAATGTCGGTCAGGTATTCGATCAGGCTATCGGTAATACCATTCGCCCTGTGACGGCAGTTCCTGGGCTTTCTGCTCTGGAGATTGACCCGCAGGAAGCCGCCCAGCAATACCGCGCCAGAATCGTTGATCCTATCAAAGGTCTTCTGCCTGATGATGTTGTTAACAGTATCAGCGAGCAGCTTTCAGGAGCCTGTACCACTGAGATTGCGGCGTTTGATGAGTTCACCGGCTTATTGACAGACGCTTCCCTGCTGACCCGTTTCGATCACATCATTTTTGATACAGCGCCGACGGGCCACACGATTCGCCTTCTCCAGCTTCCCGGTGCCTGGAGTAGCTTCATTGAAAGTAATCCAGATGGTGCTTCCTGTCTTGGCCCAATGGCCGGGCTGGAAAAGCAGCGTGAGCAGTATGCTCATGCAGTAGAGGCGTTGTCCGATCCTGAACGTACCCGCCTGGTTCTGGTTGCACGACTGCAAAAATCTACGCTGCAGGAAGTCGCCCGCACCCATGAAGAACTGGCTGCAATTGGCCTGAAAAACCAGTACCTGGTTATTAATGGTGTGCTGCCTAAAACCGAAGCTGAACATGACGCCCTGGCCGCTGCGATATGGCAACGTGAGCAGGAGGTACTGGCAAATCTTCCTGCCGGGTTATCTGATTTGCCGACAGACAACTTATACCTTCAGCCGCTGAACATGGTTGGTGTGTCCGCATTGAAAGGCCTGCTCAACGAACACGCTGAGATAACATCGCTTCCTGAACAAAGCACACAGAACAAGCCAGAGAATATGTCGCTGTCTGTCCTGGTCGATGATATCGCTCGCAGTGAGCACGGCCTGATTATGTTGATGGGCAAAGGTGGCGTAGGTAAAACCACGATGGCAGCGGCTATCGCCGTCAGGCTGGCAGACATGGGATTTGACGTGCATCTCACGACCTCTGATCCTGCTGCGCACCTGAGTACAACGCTGAACGGCAGCCTCAAAAACCTTCAGGTCAGCCGAATCAACCCTCACGATGAAACCGAACGTTATCGCCAGCATGTCCTTGAGACGAAGGGAAGAGATCTAGACGAAGCAGGGAAACGGCTGCTCGAAGAGGATTTACGTTCTCCTTGCACGGAAGAGATTGCGGTGTTCCAGGCGTTCTCACGCGTAATCCGTGAAGCAGGCAAACGGTTTGTGGTCATGGATACGGCACCTACCGGGCATACGCTATTACTGCTTGATGCTACCGGGGCTTATCACCGTGAGATTGCCAGGAAGATGGGGGATAAAGGTCATTTTACCACTCCGATGATGCAGCTTCAGGACCCGGAACGCACCAAAGTCCTGCTGGTCACTCTGCCCGAAACCACACCGGTACTGGAAGCGGCAAACCTGCAGGCTGACCTTGAAAGAGCGGGGATTCATCCGTGGGGCTGGATTATCAATAACAGCCTTTCCACTGCGGATACGCGTTCTCCGTTGCTTTGCCAGCGCGCTCGGCAGGAACTGCCTCAGATTGAGGCTGTTAAGAATCAGCACTCTAACCGTATAGCGCTTGTTCCGGTGCTGGCGTCAGAGCCCGCTGGTATTGAAAAGCTCAGAGAGTTGATGAGTTAA
- a CDS encoding arsenic metallochaperone ArsD family protein, with protein MSKIEIFEAAGCCATSSVVVSDEAVKWNASAEWAKKNGVDIQRYSLAKNPQQFLNTPVIKEFLNTSGMESLPVTLLDGKLVMAGKLPTREDIARWAGIPLTQDWSEDSTQPRCCSIPRMP; from the coding sequence ATGTCAAAAATTGAGATCTTTGAAGCAGCAGGTTGCTGCGCAACCAGTAGCGTTGTGGTCAGCGACGAAGCAGTCAAATGGAACGCCAGCGCCGAATGGGCGAAAAAGAATGGCGTTGATATTCAGCGCTACAGCCTTGCGAAAAACCCGCAGCAGTTCCTGAATACCCCTGTCATCAAAGAGTTTCTGAACACATCAGGAATGGAATCCCTCCCTGTCACCTTGCTTGACGGCAAACTCGTAATGGCAGGAAAACTCCCGACCCGTGAAGATATCGCCCGTTGGGCAGGTATTCCGCTGACTCAGGACTGGAGTGAAGACAGCACGCAACCACGCTGCTGCAGCATTCCACGTATGCCTTAA
- a CDS encoding TSUP family transporter, which yields MSSDSKRNGKGFLSGTLIGALGGLIGLGGAEFRLPVLMGSFKMPTLEAVIFNKAMSLTVVAVALIFRTKSIAIDQLFAHLDIVINLLAGSLIGAWWAAGRAIKMSRIWLDRTILLLLVILSFVMLSETWMPLHDSSAGLFQPGIATIIAGVIAGFFIGNVAALLGVAGGELLIPTIVILFGADIKLAGSLSLMISLPTMIVGFSRYTNADAFQILRKEKKLFVWMVIGSVIGAAVGGLMLGMFPVRVLMTLLGVVLLISAIKTFKHTRQR from the coding sequence ATGTCATCAGATTCGAAACGGAATGGAAAAGGTTTTTTATCAGGCACGTTAATAGGTGCTTTAGGCGGCTTGATTGGTCTTGGTGGTGCTGAGTTCCGCCTTCCCGTCCTGATGGGTAGTTTCAAAATGCCGACGCTGGAAGCGGTTATTTTTAACAAAGCAATGAGCCTTACTGTTGTCGCTGTTGCTTTGATATTCCGCACAAAATCCATCGCCATCGACCAGCTGTTTGCTCATCTTGATATTGTCATCAATTTGCTGGCCGGGAGCCTTATCGGTGCATGGTGGGCAGCAGGAAGAGCCATAAAAATGTCCCGTATTTGGCTGGACAGAACCATTCTGCTCCTGCTTGTTATCCTGTCATTCGTCATGCTTTCAGAAACATGGATGCCTTTGCATGATAGCTCCGCTGGATTATTCCAGCCCGGAATCGCGACCATTATTGCGGGTGTTATTGCGGGTTTCTTCATCGGGAATGTTGCTGCTCTGCTGGGTGTTGCAGGGGGAGAGCTCCTTATACCAACCATTGTTATCCTTTTTGGGGCTGATATTAAACTGGCTGGCAGTTTGTCATTAATGATCAGTTTACCGACGATGATTGTGGGTTTTTCTCGCTACACTAATGCTGATGCTTTCCAGATCCTGAGAAAAGAGAAAAAACTTTTTGTGTGGATGGTCATCGGTTCCGTTATAGGGGCCGCTGTTGGGGGCCTTATGCTCGGTATGTTCCCGGTAAGAGTACTTATGACTCTGTTGGGCGTGGTACTGCTTATTTCCGCAATCAAAACCTTTAAGCATACCCGGCAAAGATGA
- the arsD gene encoding arsenite efflux transporter metallochaperone ArsD encodes MKTLTVFDPAMCCSTGVCGSDVDQVLVDFSADVQWLKGRGVQVERYNLAQQPMSFVQNEKAKAFLEASGAEGLPLLLLDGETVMAGRYPKRAELARWFGIPLEKVGLTPTNCCGGNTSCC; translated from the coding sequence ATGAAGACGTTAACGGTGTTTGACCCGGCAATGTGCTGCAGTACCGGCGTATGTGGCTCAGATGTCGATCAGGTTCTGGTTGATTTTTCTGCTGATGTGCAGTGGCTGAAAGGACGTGGTGTACAGGTTGAACGTTACAACCTGGCGCAGCAGCCCATGAGCTTTGTGCAGAATGAGAAAGCGAAAGCATTCCTCGAAGCATCTGGAGCAGAAGGTCTTCCGCTACTGCTGTTGGACGGTGAAACGGTGATGGCAGGGCGATACCCAAAACGTGCTGAGCTGGCTCGCTGGTTCGGTATTCCGCTGGAGAAGGTAGGGTTAACTCCCACCAACTGCTGTGGTGGTAATACTTCCTGTTGCTGA
- a CDS encoding sigma-70 family RNA polymerase sigma factor, which translates to MSDVTAFNNCMSVFWRQHEAELSRFLTSKTGDSEKAADLLQELFLRARAHSDSFCEMENPRAWLYRAARNLLIDEYRTTREFVELEEDAPLTDASPDAISTLDICLPETLQALPEDERWLIEESDLNRRPQQSLADELGITLTAFKSRLLRARKHLKETMTELCQIEADDTSPVCCHKKMN; encoded by the coding sequence ATGAGTGATGTAACGGCATTCAACAACTGCATGAGCGTGTTCTGGCGACAACATGAAGCCGAACTCTCTCGCTTCCTGACATCGAAGACAGGTGATAGCGAAAAAGCAGCAGACCTGCTGCAGGAGCTATTCCTGCGTGCCCGCGCTCATTCAGACAGTTTCTGCGAGATGGAGAATCCACGAGCCTGGCTATATCGGGCGGCGAGGAATCTACTGATTGATGAGTACCGCACCACCAGGGAGTTTGTTGAGCTGGAAGAAGATGCCCCATTAACAGACGCATCCCCTGATGCAATCTCAACGCTGGATATTTGCCTGCCTGAAACATTACAGGCTTTACCCGAAGATGAGCGGTGGTTGATTGAAGAGTCCGACCTTAACCGGCGTCCCCAGCAGTCTCTGGCCGATGAACTGGGAATCACGCTTACGGCGTTTAAATCCCGTCTTCTTCGGGCCAGAAAGCACCTGAAAGAAACGATGACAGAACTTTGTCAGATTGAGGCGGATGACACGTCTCCCGTCTGCTGCCACAAAAAAATGAATTAA
- the arsH gene encoding arsenical resistance protein ArsH, translated as MTGDLKNVDSGLFDTSITEARFGIPAIPHPPRILMLYGSVRERSYSRLATEEAARLLTAMGAEVRIFNPSGLPLPDDAPDSHPKVMELRELVRWAEGMVWCSPERHGAMTGIMKAQIDWIPLSEGAVRPSQGKTLAVMQVCGGSQSFNAVNQMRILGRWMRMITIPNQSSVAKAWQEFDEDGRMKPSSYYDRIVDVMEELVKFTLLTRGSSAYLVDRYSERKESAEELSRRVNQSKI; from the coding sequence ATGACAGGCGATCTTAAGAATGTTGATTCAGGTTTGTTTGACACCTCAATCACAGAGGCAAGATTCGGTATTCCTGCCATTCCCCATCCTCCTCGTATCCTGATGCTGTACGGATCTGTACGTGAACGCTCTTACAGCCGATTAGCAACGGAAGAAGCAGCAAGACTGCTGACTGCGATGGGTGCAGAGGTGCGGATCTTCAATCCCTCTGGTTTGCCTCTTCCTGATGATGCACCAGATTCGCATCCCAAAGTCATGGAGTTGCGTGAGCTGGTTCGTTGGGCCGAAGGCATGGTGTGGTGCTCACCTGAACGCCATGGTGCAATGACCGGCATAATGAAGGCTCAAATCGACTGGATACCTCTATCGGAAGGGGCCGTTCGCCCGTCGCAGGGGAAGACGCTTGCCGTCATGCAGGTCTGCGGTGGCTCCCAGTCTTTCAACGCCGTAAACCAGATGCGCATTCTTGGCCGTTGGATGCGGATGATCACCATCCCGAATCAGTCCTCTGTGGCAAAAGCCTGGCAGGAGTTTGATGAAGATGGACGCATGAAGCCGTCGTCTTATTACGATCGCATCGTGGATGTGATGGAAGAACTGGTGAAATTTACTCTGCTGACCAGAGGTAGCTCAGCTTATCTCGTCGATCGCTACAGCGAACGAAAAGAGTCTGCAGAAGAACTTTCCCGGCGGGTTAATCAGAGCAAAATCTGA
- the arsA gene encoding arsenical pump-driving ATPase, giving the protein MNMPFLKDIPPFIFFTGKGGVGKTSLACATAVWLADQGKRTLLVSTDPASNVGQVFSQTIGHRITDITTVENLAAMEVDPMAAAQAYRDRVLDPVRGLMPADVVSSIEEQLSGSCTTEIAAFDEFTGLLTNHELREKYDHIVFDTAPTGHTIRMLELPGAWSGYLEANPDAAANLGPLVGLEKQQHQYSDAVKALSDAALTRLVLVARAQASTLKEVSHTHDELSVIGLQHQHLAINGVLPPFAGENDPLAQSILAREEKALQAMPDNLANLPRSQLYLKPFNLVGLEALRELFTQSNAAPALPATTLNALDLPKLASLVDELSQTGKGLVMTMGKGGVGKTTIAASVAVSLAKRGHKVHLTTSDPAAHLSYTLDGSLPNLQVSRIDPKVETERYRRFVLENQGKGLDAEGLAVLEEDLRSPCTEEIAVFQAFSRIIKEADDHFVIMDTAPTGHTLLLLDATGAYHREMVRQMGQTHDHVMTPMMQLQDPEKTKVIIVTLAETTPVLEAANLQQDLRRAGIEPWAWVVNNSLAAAEPSSPFLKTRANRELPLISDVEEQYAERIALTALQSEEPVGIDLLEDMAK; this is encoded by the coding sequence ATGAATATGCCATTTTTAAAAGACATTCCCCCGTTCATCTTCTTCACCGGTAAAGGAGGCGTGGGTAAAACATCTCTGGCCTGTGCTACTGCGGTATGGCTGGCCGATCAGGGTAAGAGAACGCTTCTGGTGAGTACCGATCCGGCTTCCAATGTCGGCCAGGTATTTAGCCAGACTATCGGCCACCGAATCACCGATATCACCACCGTAGAAAACCTAGCCGCGATGGAAGTTGATCCGATGGCTGCAGCGCAAGCTTATCGTGACCGCGTGCTCGACCCGGTTCGCGGGTTGATGCCAGCCGATGTAGTCAGCAGCATTGAAGAGCAGCTTTCAGGTTCATGTACCACGGAAATCGCTGCGTTTGATGAGTTTACTGGTCTGCTCACCAATCATGAGCTGCGGGAAAAATATGACCATATCGTATTTGATACCGCGCCAACCGGCCACACCATCCGCATGCTTGAACTGCCGGGAGCCTGGAGCGGTTATCTCGAAGCGAACCCTGATGCCGCTGCAAACCTCGGACCTCTGGTAGGACTGGAGAAACAACAGCACCAGTACTCTGATGCGGTTAAAGCGCTGTCTGATGCAGCACTCACGCGCTTAGTGCTGGTTGCCCGTGCCCAGGCTTCAACACTGAAAGAGGTTTCCCATACGCACGATGAGCTGTCTGTTATCGGTTTGCAGCATCAGCACCTTGCCATTAATGGTGTGCTGCCGCCGTTTGCGGGTGAAAATGATCCACTGGCGCAAAGTATTCTGGCTCGGGAAGAAAAAGCATTACAGGCAATGCCTGATAATCTGGCTAATCTTCCCCGCTCACAGCTGTATCTGAAGCCATTTAACCTGGTCGGTCTGGAAGCCCTGCGGGAGCTATTTACCCAGAGCAACGCCGCACCGGCTCTTCCTGCTACCACGCTGAATGCTCTGGATTTACCGAAACTTGCTTCACTGGTTGATGAACTGAGCCAGACAGGCAAAGGGCTGGTCATGACGATGGGTAAAGGCGGTGTAGGTAAAACGACCATTGCAGCATCGGTCGCGGTATCGCTGGCGAAGCGTGGTCATAAGGTCCACCTGACTACATCCGACCCGGCGGCACATCTGTCTTACACGCTGGATGGTTCGCTGCCAAATCTTCAGGTTAGCCGTATCGACCCGAAGGTAGAGACAGAGCGTTATCGCCGTTTTGTACTGGAAAACCAGGGCAAAGGGTTAGATGCAGAAGGACTGGCGGTGCTGGAGGAAGATCTCCGCTCGCCATGTACTGAAGAGATCGCCGTCTTCCAGGCATTCTCGCGGATCATCAAAGAGGCCGACGACCATTTTGTCATTATGGACACCGCGCCAACGGGTCACACGCTTCTGCTACTGGATGCAACTGGAGCCTATCACCGGGAAATGGTGCGCCAGATGGGGCAAACACATGACCATGTGATGACGCCAATGATGCAATTGCAGGACCCGGAGAAGACAAAAGTGATTATCGTGACGCTTGCCGAAACGACACCTGTACTGGAAGCAGCAAACCTGCAGCAGGATTTGCGTCGCGCTGGCATTGAGCCGTGGGCATGGGTTGTTAATAACAGCCTGGCGGCAGCTGAACCGTCTTCACCTTTCCTGAAGACCAGGGCGAACCGCGAGCTCCCTCTCATATCTGATGTGGAAGAGCAGTATGCAGAACGCATTGCATTAACAGCGCTACAGAGCGAAGAGCCTGTCGGTATTGACCTGCTGGAAGATATGGCGAAGTAA
- a CDS encoding LysR family transcriptional regulator, whose protein sequence is MKSKPLKSNLILVRPRIYINDNISLGPGKIDLLRAIDGFHSLSAAAKDLGIPYKRAWLLIDTLNKGIGQPVVITSTGGNKGGGTVLTPLGRSLLTWYDQAEAHLNEQSQQQLIELEKILFGK, encoded by the coding sequence ATGAAAAGTAAGCCCCTTAAATCGAACTTAATATTAGTCAGACCACGGATCTATATTAATGACAACATTTCTCTGGGGCCGGGGAAGATTGACCTTTTAAGAGCAATTGATGGTTTTCACTCTCTCTCGGCGGCAGCTAAAGATTTGGGGATACCTTATAAAAGAGCATGGCTCTTAATTGACACTTTGAATAAGGGAATTGGTCAGCCAGTTGTAATCACTTCCACTGGTGGTAACAAAGGTGGTGGGACAGTTCTGACGCCATTGGGGCGTAGCCTGCTGACCTGGTATGACCAGGCCGAGGCCCACCTCAATGAGCAATCTCAGCAACAGTTAATTGAACTTGAAAAGATACTTTTTGGAAAATGA
- the arsC gene encoding arsenate reductase (glutaredoxin) has protein sequence MSNITIYHNPACGTSRNTLEMIRNSGIEPTVILYLETPPSRDELVKLIADMGISVRALLRKNVEPYEELGLAEDKFTDDQLIDFMLQHPILINRPIVVTPLGTKLCRPSEVVLDILPDAQKAAFTKEDGEKVVDASGKRIDNK, from the coding sequence ATGAGCAATATCACTATTTATCACAACCCGGCCTGCGGCACGTCGCGTAATACGCTGGAGATGATCCGCAACAGCGGTATCGAGCCGACCGTTATTCTTTACCTTGAGACTCCACCTTCACGCGATGAGCTGGTCAAACTCATTGCGGATATGGGCATTTCCGTCCGTGCTTTGCTGCGTAAGAACGTCGAGCCGTATGAGGAACTGGGTCTTGCAGAAGATAAATTTACTGACGATCAGCTCATCGACTTTATGTTGCAACATCCGATCCTTATTAACCGTCCGATTGTGGTAACACCACTGGGAACTAAACTTTGCCGTCCTTCGGAGGTGGTTCTGGATATCCTTCCAGATGCCCAGAAAGCGGCTTTCACCAAGGAAGACGGTGAGAAGGTGGTTGACGCTAGCGGAAAACGAATCGACAACAAGTAA
- the arsR gene encoding As(III)-sensing metalloregulatory transcriptional repressor ArsR has product MIFTALQLFKNLSDETRLGIVLLLREMGELCVCDLCTALEQSQPKISRHLAMLRESGLLLDRKQGKWVHYRLSPHIPSWAAQVIEQAWLSQQDDVQAIARKLASANCSGSGKAVCI; this is encoded by the coding sequence ATGATTTTTACAGCATTACAACTCTTCAAAAACCTCTCCGATGAAACCCGTTTGGGCATTGTGTTGCTGCTTAGAGAGATGGGAGAGTTGTGCGTGTGCGACCTTTGTACTGCGCTAGAACAGTCACAGCCCAAGATCTCCCGCCACCTGGCAATGCTCCGGGAAAGTGGTCTATTGCTGGATCGCAAGCAGGGCAAGTGGGTTCACTACCGCTTATCCCCGCATATTCCTTCCTGGGCTGCTCAGGTGATTGAGCAGGCCTGGTTAAGCCAACAGGACGACGTACAGGCCATCGCCCGTAAGCTGGCATCGGCAAACTGCTCTGGTAGCGGTAAGGCTGTTTGCATCTAA